A DNA window from Pseudodesulfovibrio thermohalotolerans contains the following coding sequences:
- a CDS encoding sigma-54-dependent transcriptional regulator, giving the protein MSAKPDIPTILVVDDDENILQVLEARLLSAGLSPLLADRAETALEMLADEPVDLIVSDVKMPGMGGRGLLKEVMENWPHIPIIMLTAHGTIPDAVGSILAGAADYLTKPFDGKELVRRIRVRLEARGEAAANGGTPGAKTAGPSPYGSASKPGTHGLIGGKAPSMARFLERLDRVARSTATVLLFGESGTGKEMAARILHESSPRAGGPFVVVDCGSTQPTLLESELFGHVKGSFTHAVKDKKGLIEEADGGTLFLDEIGNISPEMQTRLLRFLQEGTIRRVGDNSERTVSCRVIAATNANLPKMVADGGFREDLYYRLKVVTLTIPPLRERREDIPALADGLLDRLCARQERPRATLSDEASRRLETHPWPGNVRELENALEAALVFCDEDTIGADDLQLETPPPDSPHVSSASLSLEDNERETIIRALKAAGGVRKDAADRLGISRRAIHYKIKKYGIDGE; this is encoded by the coding sequence CCGGACATTCCGACCATCCTGGTGGTCGACGACGACGAAAACATCCTGCAGGTGCTCGAAGCGCGCCTGCTCTCCGCCGGGCTGAGCCCGCTTCTGGCCGACCGCGCCGAGACCGCCCTTGAAATGCTGGCGGACGAGCCGGTGGACCTGATCGTCTCCGACGTGAAGATGCCCGGCATGGGCGGCCGGGGCCTGCTCAAGGAGGTCATGGAGAACTGGCCGCACATCCCGATCATCATGCTCACGGCCCACGGGACCATCCCGGACGCCGTCGGTTCCATTCTGGCCGGGGCCGCCGACTATCTGACCAAGCCGTTCGACGGCAAGGAGCTGGTTCGCAGAATCCGCGTCCGGCTCGAAGCGCGCGGCGAAGCGGCTGCAAACGGCGGCACGCCCGGTGCGAAAACAGCCGGTCCGTCCCCTTACGGCTCCGCATCCAAACCCGGCACGCATGGCCTGATCGGCGGGAAGGCCCCATCCATGGCACGATTTCTCGAACGGCTGGACCGCGTGGCCCGGTCCACGGCGACGGTCCTGCTCTTCGGCGAGTCGGGCACGGGCAAGGAGATGGCCGCGCGCATCCTGCACGAGTCGAGCCCCCGGGCGGGCGGCCCCTTCGTGGTGGTGGACTGCGGCTCAACCCAGCCCACCCTGCTCGAAAGCGAACTTTTCGGCCACGTCAAAGGGTCCTTCACTCACGCGGTCAAGGACAAGAAGGGACTCATCGAGGAAGCCGACGGCGGCACCCTGTTCCTGGACGAGATCGGCAACATCTCCCCGGAGATGCAGACCCGGCTGCTGCGTTTTCTCCAAGAAGGGACCATCCGACGGGTGGGCGACAACAGCGAACGGACCGTGTCCTGCCGGGTCATCGCCGCCACCAACGCGAACCTCCCGAAGATGGTCGCGGACGGCGGGTTCCGCGAGGACCTCTACTACCGCCTCAAGGTGGTCACCCTGACCATCCCTCCCCTGCGCGAACGGCGCGAGGATATCCCGGCTCTGGCGGACGGACTCCTCGACCGGCTCTGCGCCCGTCAGGAACGGCCGCGCGCCACGCTCTCGGACGAGGCGTCGCGACGGCTCGAAACCCACCCCTGGCCGGGTAACGTCCGCGAACTGGAAAACGCCCTGGAAGCGGCCCTGGTCTTCTGCGACGAGGACACCATCGGGGCCGACGACCTCCAGCTCGAAACGCCGCCCCCTGATTCTCCGCATGTCTCCTCGGCAAGCCTGTCCCTTGAGGACAACGAACGGGAAACGATCATCCGCGCCCTCAAGGCGGCGGGCGGAGTGAGAAAGGACGCCGCCGACCGGCTGGGCATCAGCCGCCGGGCCATACATTACAAAATCAAAAAATACGGCATCGACGGGGAATAG
- a CDS encoding chemotaxis protein → MSETKILLESGTNELEIVEFYLDEMRANGDYRGYYGINVAKVLEIIQMPELTEMPEAPHESVLGAFTLRNEVIPLIDLAGWLGKTRAGKEPPKVIVTQFNRTKSAFLVSGVTRIHRIGWQEVEAPTNYVSALTVNSITGVVKISGRITFILDMEKICMDLNPEDEPDLAPAHAVRETIAHREYRVLLADDSTMARKMIANILTSAGFRVQTAENGELALQYLLKAKAKAAEEGCSLDRFVNLVVTDIEMPSMDGHTLTRRIKEDGVLRRLPVILCSSIISETLHHKGMAVGADAQISKAELSELAPRALRLLETQAD, encoded by the coding sequence ATGAGCGAAACCAAGATCCTGTTGGAGTCGGGCACCAATGAGCTCGAAATCGTCGAATTCTATCTCGACGAAATGCGTGCGAACGGCGACTACCGGGGATATTACGGCATCAACGTGGCCAAGGTCCTGGAAATCATCCAGATGCCCGAGCTGACCGAGATGCCCGAGGCGCCCCACGAATCCGTGCTCGGCGCGTTCACCCTCCGCAACGAGGTCATTCCGCTCATCGACCTGGCCGGATGGCTGGGCAAGACGCGCGCGGGAAAAGAGCCGCCCAAGGTCATCGTCACCCAGTTCAACCGGACCAAGAGCGCATTTCTGGTATCGGGCGTGACCCGCATCCACCGCATCGGCTGGCAGGAGGTGGAGGCCCCCACCAACTACGTCTCGGCACTGACGGTCAACTCCATCACCGGCGTGGTCAAGATTTCCGGACGGATCACTTTCATCCTGGACATGGAGAAGATCTGCATGGACCTCAACCCCGAGGACGAGCCGGACCTGGCTCCCGCCCATGCGGTCAGGGAAACGATCGCCCACAGGGAATACCGTGTGCTCCTGGCCGACGACTCCACCATGGCGCGCAAGATGATCGCCAACATCCTGACCTCGGCGGGATTCAGGGTCCAAACCGCTGAAAACGGCGAACTGGCCCTGCAATACCTGCTCAAGGCCAAGGCCAAGGCGGCCGAAGAGGGGTGCTCCCTGGACAGGTTCGTGAACCTGGTGGTCACGGACATCGAAATGCCCTCCATGGACGGACACACCCTGACCCGGCGCATCAAGGAAGACGGCGTCCTCAGACGCCTGCCGGTCATCCTCTGCTCTTCCATCATCAGCGAAACCCTGCATCACAAAGGCATGGCCGTCGGGGCCGATGCGCAGATTTCCAAAGCCGAACTGAGCGAACTCGCCCCTCGGGCGTTGCGACTGCTCGAAACGCAGGCCGACTAA